Proteins encoded by one window of Arachis hypogaea cultivar Tifrunner chromosome 1, arahy.Tifrunner.gnm2.J5K5, whole genome shotgun sequence:
- the LOC112698962 gene encoding uncharacterized protein: MGAEWVLCPLKMVWESIKTIGCNKLVFATIMAATSVPLSALTLYEARTTHDLAAHIHRLESLGRHVPTRFEARHVFEESRQNALSLLRLKLLFSFPSYLLSLFASLFAVHSSLLPSPTLRSAAIASFHSFHRPLLTSIVVYALLFLFSPFPHFLAALAAPSTALSFLVPAMASFLQIYLMAVLSLGLVVSVAEERFGWDAIRIGHGIMAGRRVCAWLLSGMFVAVSGLIRWKVDAVAAEGETGIKEKAIVIVSYAFVVIWSYAIMTAFYSHCRKRHPIKEPLPDHNPDQHLQLVSL; the protein is encoded by the coding sequence ATGGGAGCGGAGTGGGTGTTGTGTCCATTGAAGATGGTGTGGGAATCAATAAAGACAATAGGGTGCAACAAATTGGTGTTCGCAACCATAATGGCAGCGACCAGCGTCCCTCTGTCGGCGCTGACGCTGTACGAAGCAAGGACAACACACGACCTCGCCGCCCACATCCACCGCCTGGAGTCACTGGGGCGCCACGTGCCCACCCGCTTCGAGGCACGCCACGTCTTCGAGGAGTCCCGCCAAAACGCTCTCTCTCTCCTCCGCCTCAAGCTCCTCTTCTCCTTCCCCTCCTACCTCCTCTCCCTCTTCGCCTCCCTCTTCGCCGTCCACTCCTCCCTCCTCCCCTCCCCCACCCTCCGCTCCGCCGCCATCGCCTCCTTCCACTCCTTCCACCGGCCCCTCCTCACCTCCATCGTCGTCTACgccctcctcttcctcttctccccCTTCCCTCACTTTCTCGCCGCCCTCGCCGCCCCCTCCACTGCCCTATCGTTCCTCGTGCCGGCCATGGCCTCGTTCCTGCAGATTTACCTGATGGCGGTGCTGAGCCTGGGGCTGGTGGTGTCCGTGGCGGAGGAGAGATTTGGATGGGACGCGATTCGGATTGGGCACGGCATCATGGCGGGGAGGAGGGTGTGTGCGTGGTTGCTGTCGGGGATGTTCGTGGCGGTTTCGGGGCTGATCCGGTGGAAGGTGGACGCGGTGGCGGCGGAGGGTGAAACGGGAATTAAGGAAAAAGCGATAGTGATAGTTTCGTACGCATTTGTGGTGATTTGGAGTTATGCGATCATGACGGCGTTTTACTCTCACTGTAGAAAACGCCACCCAATTAAGGAACCCTTACCTGATCATAATCCTGATCAACATCTCCAACTTGTTTCCCTTTGA